The genomic stretch TTTGTGTCCATAAGTAATGCTGaccttgcaggtggtggcttaatccactatgtcaCAACATTGGCCCCTGCAGTTAGTTCTCATTCATAGCTCCTCtacctgctgccatcctccttAGAGCAGACTTCACATCCTGGTTTCTCAGGGTGTAGATGAGGGGGTTCAGTAAGGGAGTGACAACCGTGTAAAACACAGCCACTGCCCCATCCAGTGGACTCTTGGAGCCTGGCCGGAGATAGATGAAGATACAGGGGACATAATAGACTGTGACCACAGTGAGGTgggagccacaggtggagaaggctCGGCGCCTCCCATCAGCAGTGCGTATCTTCAGGATGGCATGGACTATGTTGGCATAGGAGAGCAGAATGAGCATGAAGCAACTGGCAGCCACCACCCCAATGTCCACAAAAGTCACTAGCTCATTGACAGTTGTGTCAGCACAGGCCAGTCTCAACACGGCAGGAATGTCACAAATAAAATAGTCTATTTGATTGGGTCCGCAGTATGGCAGGCGGAAGGTCAGGGTGGCTTGGATGGAGCCATGGATGGAGCCAGCCACCCATGCTCCTGCCACAAGGATGGTGCACAACCTCCCATTCATGAGTACAGGGTAGCGCAGGGGTTGGCATATGGCCAGGTACCTGTCATAGGCCATCAAGGTGTAGAGGAAGCACTGGGTGCTTcccaagaaatgaaagaaatagagTTGAGCCACACAGCCCCCAAATGGCACAGCCTTGCTGGCAGGAGTGAAATCCAAAATCATTCGAGGAACAATGACGGAGGAGAGCCACATGTCCAGGAAGGACAGTACACCAAGCAGGATGTACATGGGGCGGGCATGGAGCTTGGGGTCAGCCCACACGGTGAGCAGAATGAGCAGGTTTCCCAACTGAGTGAGGATGTAGATGAtgaggaagaccaggaagaggaggATTCTCAGTTTTGGAGGGTGAGGCAAGCCCAGGAGAATGAAGTCAGTTACCATGTTGTCCAGTGATGTGTTTTTGGTCTTTCCCATGTCTTTCTGTGGACTGGGCAGAAAAGTGATGATATTAAAAAGGAGTTGGCTCAGTAAAGTTGTAAGAGAATGCTTTCAGCTGACAACTGATACCTCTAATTAAAAGATGAATAGAATTGTTTGTAAGAGTATTTTTAGACAAATGGGTGATGTCACAGTAGGTTACTTGATTTACTTGGTAGGAAAATGCCTCCTAGGACTGGCTAGTTTTTTGACGAATGGAAATTCCTGTCCAATGGGAGACATGGACAGTAGGATTTGCCACATCATGGATCACAGGACTATGGTATGTCAGGGAAGGACCAATAATCCCAGTCAAAAGGGGCATCTGGTGAAGGTGGCTCAAGCAGCAGAGAAGCATGGAAAAGTTCCTGATAGACATTATCTCCAGTTTCCCTGCACTGCTATCATTACAACGCTTCCTCTTTGACCTCAACTAAAATCCCATCTGTTCACTGTAGCATGTGACATAGTCATCACCTGGATCTTATTTTGCATCTCATTGCACTCTTAGCATTGCTTGAAATTGTTCATGTTCAGATGCCTGGGTCTGCTCGAGGCTCTCCCAGTGCACACTCTTAACTTAGAACCTGCTCTgtgccttttttcccccctctccctACATTTGAATAGTGCTCACTTTCCTCCAGGACCCAGTGTGAGGACCTTCACCTTTAGGAAGTGTTCCCTGTTTCCTAAGGACTGTGCTTCTACTTTTCAGACCATGCCTCGTATTATGTTGCCGTTGTCTGCTTTCTTGTCTCCCCCATTAGTCATCCCAACTAGCAAGTAAACGTAATAAGTAACCATTTTCTGAATGGCTGATTGAATGGATGTTGCTAAATCTTACTGGTCTGATGGAATGTTTCTCTTAATCTtgtttctctgtgtccctctggTTGATTTAGAATAGGGACCATCTCATTAATCATACATACAGATCTAGTTTCATCATTACAAACTTCATGGACCATCCATGCAtcatttgatttattgatttatatggTGCTTGTTTTCAGGTTGAAATTTTTTGGTGTGGTATAATaggattttaaaaagacttttttttttttaattacaaagtcagatatacagagaggaggagagaaagagaggaagaacttccatttgttgattcattccccaagtggcctcaatggccagagctgagttgatccaaagccagaacccgggagcttcttttgggtctcccacatggatgcatagtctcaaggctttgggccattctcgactgcttttccaggccacgatcaggaaggtggatgggaaataggCTGCTGGAATtacaaccagtgcctatatgtgaTCCGGGTGTGTGCaaatcgaggactttagccactaggctaccatgctgagcccgtAATAggaattttttattgtttattattacAGCATTGAGTAATAGAGAATTGGATCGTTAAGGTACTTATGTTTAATATGTATTTCTGCCTATTGAACAACAACTCTGTCTATGGACCTTTAAAGATTTTTAGATTTCTGAACTAGAAAAATGAAGGGAAGTATTGTATTTGGTTTATTCCTATTGTTGAATAGATAATGAAAATTTTCCCTTCACCCTATAGTGTGAGTTGCATTCATTTGCCACTTAACTGCTAAGtacagaaataatttaaatgactattggaaagaaatcattaaaatgatAATCAAGTCATTACAAATAGCAAGTATCAATATGTTTAAGTTTGTAATCTCTATCAGAAATTCCCTGGAGACTTTACCCTGATTTCTTTGTAAGACAAATCGATTCATATGTTAATGATAAAGAGctaataaagtgataataataataatgaatagaCCTGGATCTTTAGGCTGGGTAGAAAGTGTTCAACATTTCCTGTGTCAATAAGGAAAGGAGACCAGATTTTCACTGTGTGAGCTTCAGACGAGCACCGAGTTTATTTGAATGTGGCTGGGAAGACTATTTCTTGTGTTTGTGCCTGGAAcatagagaaaagacagaaatagttTGTTCTAAAATTATGCATTGAATATATATTATTGCTTCATCAATACAGACATAGAATACCTGTATGAAACTTAGCCAAGTGACAGAGTCATGAAATACCttatgaaaatgattttttgtgCATTAAGCAGACAGAGCTGTACTACTCGGCAATTCTTTAGGGGAGTTCCAGAATATGGATCTATGTATCATCAAAAGTGCTGTCTAAGAACCAACCTAgcattgaaaccaccagctgattgtggtgacggactgtgccgggccctgtgcttgctagagcatacaagaatctggcctgggaatacctcaaggtttctttgaagatctccccaattgaactgctggactcagaaccctagctaagaaaagacagaggacagaacaagtcaatcaaccacctcagctatatgttggcagcgaaatactgggcaaatgaagactctatgatggactatgtcaatcagtggacgacctcatctagtgaaactggcagcgattcgtaactggagaactattacaaccatttgagcaaggatctcagagcatgccccacatccaggacttggggtgggtgggaaactgggtggggcttctccctcaatatccccctttacctcagatacatgatggaaacaatatggacataatactattacccacttccctataccccctgaactttaccgtaattaactatgtaaagattgtcaacaaaaatacaataaaaaaaaagatgccaaaaaaaaaaaatgtgctgtctAGTTTATCTATTTTGCCAGTCTGGTTTTTCCCTTTCTATTTTGTGTAAGTCTGGTTCCATTCTCCCCAGGCACCTGTAGGAAGAAAGCTCTTTTACCACTCTAGGTTTAGAGACCACATGAATCTGAGGTGGGTTTTACTGGTAGATTTGAGGACGGGTTATTTTTCCAGGCAGACTTGGCAAAGAATGATGCTTTAATAATTTGGAGTGTAGTGTGAAGGGGTTGTGGAGGAGGTCCATCTAGATTTTTaaagttggatttttttgttgttgttgttgttgagaaatAGAGAGTAGTGCTTGATGAGAGAGAGTCTTAGCTCAGAtgaggagaaacaaaagaaaccacACTTGAGTGCTTGCCCCACTGTTGTCCCTCATCCTCTGGCTTCCCTTGTCATTTCATGTTGGCACCTCAGCTATGGAAACTTTCAAAACCTCGAAAGCAGCTTTGGCACATTTACGTTGGCTGATTAGATCACCTAAACGTCCTAAAAGTTCCCTTGGCATAAACTGCTCTGATGTTTCTCTGTATTTGACGTTAACTAAAATCATCTTGTATAATGATCAGAGCTTACATGATCGAAGCATAGAAAAACAACAGGAGTTAAAATTTAAGATCAAAAGCATCACAAAATGTGAATTCTATGACATCATGTTTAAGAAAGTAGTGAACCTGGGCTCTCTAAGGAGCAGCTGAGGGGCTGGGCTAAAGGGATGGCACTCAGAAGGTCAAGGTAAGTGGGACAAGAACACCTTCC from Ochotona princeps isolate mOchPri1 chromosome 6, mOchPri1.hap1, whole genome shotgun sequence encodes the following:
- the LOC131480480 gene encoding olfactory receptor 10G2, yielding MGKTKNTSLDNMVTDFILLGLPHPPKLRILLFLVFLIIYILTQLGNLLILLTVWADPKLHARPMYILLGVLSFLDMWLSSVIVPRMILDFTPASKAVPFGGCVAQLYFFHFLGSTQCFLYTLMAYDRYLAICQPLRYPVLMNGRLCTILVAGAWVAGSIHGSIQATLTFRLPYCGPNQIDYFICDIPAVLRLACADTTVNELVTFVDIGVVAASCFMLILLSYANIVHAILKIRTADGRRRAFSTCGSHLTVVTVYYVPCIFIYLRPGSKSPLDGAVAVFYTVVTPLLNPLIYTLRNQDVKSALRRMAAGRGAMNEN